A genomic segment from Lasioglossum baleicum chromosome 5, iyLasBale1, whole genome shotgun sequence encodes:
- the Rtgef gene encoding rho-type guanine nucleotide exchange factor isoform X6, producing the protein MSKPDTPKYVTALYSFKGKNNDELCFKRGDTIMITQTDDEGWWEGTLHDKTGWFPSNYVKECRASDSGPTAISKMSPEKTVQESPVHQKLNREIVLKDIIDSERVNVVELQGLTNNFLLPLESANILTKEEYKQLLSNVHEILEAHQRLLTSLEAAIAQGSSSRVGNLFLTLAPKLKSIHATYCANHPRAVCILDRYRDELNEFMEHSGAISPGILVLTTGLSKPFRRLDKYSAMLQELERYIEKNHPDRGDTQRAISVYREIAERCASIRKQRELALQVLTSGIKGWEGEELSSLGEILYVGAVTLASVTTGLDRRDRYFVLFPTTLLVLSASPRMSSFVYEGKLPLTGINIIPTEDSEEIRNAFEITGPMIESILVLCTTKEDRQCWIELLVQEQATSNLVKSPSTTSRVCSQQNGKQQSQPQPQPQPQQQRSIADQCPPLGIRKAWCIASLRPAPPVYAFRAFDERQFEEDATILKVIEAYCLTVNARFTVHSGESTLLDYGSQKTRDRTSLTHNRGDWDFCSNRTLSETVKTLKSQMTDLQSQMSLLTKQLDEERRSRLSLAATVKRSMGVVDGPMP; encoded by the exons ATGTCGAAACCTGACACGCCAAAGTATGTTACCGCACTTTATTCCTTCAAAGGAAAAAACAATGACGAG CTTTGTTTTAAAAGGGGAGATACGATAATGATAACGCAAACGGATGACGAAGGTTGGTGGGAAGGCACGCTACACGACAAAACAGGATGGTTTCCATCGAATTATGTAAAAGAATGCAGGGCATCAG ATAGTGGACCCACTGCTATCTCAAAAATGTCCCCAGAAAAAACAGTGCAGGAGTCACCCGTCCATCAGAAGCTCAACCGAGAGATTGTATTAAAAGATATAATTGACTCAGAAAGAGTGAACGTGGTGGAACTCCAAGGACTGACCAACAATTTTTTGCTACCTTTAGAATCGGCTAACAT ATTAACCAAAGAAGAGTACAAGCAACTTTTGAGCAATGTACATGAAATTTTGGAAGCCCACCAAAGGCTGCTCACCAGCCTAGAAGCGGCTATAGCACAGGGTTCTTCTTCGAGGGTCGGCAATCTTTTCCTAACCCTAGCGCCAAAGCTGAAGTCCATTCATGCTACTTATTGCGCGAATCATCCGCGAGCTGTATGCATTTTAGATCGCTATAG GGACGAGTTGAACGAATTTATGGAGCACAGTGGAGCAATATCGCCGGGAATTTTAGTGCTAACGACTGGCCTAAGTAAACCTTTTCGGAGATTGGACAAATATTCTGCCATGCTTCAAGAACTGGAAAGGTACATCGAGAAAAATCATCCTGACAGAGGTGACACCCAACGCGCAATATCTGTGTACAGAGAAATAGCG GAACGATGCGCGTCGATTCGGAAGCAACGTGAGCTAGCCCTCCAAGTATTAACTAGCGGCATTAAGGGATGGGAGGGAGAGGAACTAAGCTCGCTAGGGGAAATACTCTACGTTGGGGCTGTAACTTTAGCAAGCGTAACGACCGGTTTGGATCGTCGGGACAGATACTTTGTTCTATTTCCTACGACCTTGTTGGTGCTCAGCGCGAGTCCTAGAATGAGTTCTTTCGTTTACGAG GGGAAGCTTCCACTGACTGGCATCAATATCATTCCAACGGAAGACAGCGAAGAAATTAGAAACGCTTTTGAAATTACAG GACCGATGATCGAGAGCATTCTCGTACTCTGCACCACCAAGGAAGACCGGCAATGTTGGATCGAACTTTTGGTACAGGAACAAGCGACCAGCAACCTTGTAAAATCTCCGTCGACAACGTCACGT GTTTGCAGTCAACAGAATGGGAAACAACAATCTCAACCCCAACCACAACCACAACCGCAACAACAACGATCGATTGCGGATCAGTGCCCACCTTTAGGGATTAGAAAGGCTTGGTGCATCGCTTCGTTACGTCCAGCTCCTCCAGTCTACGCTTTCAGGGCATTTG ATGAACGACAATTTGAAGAGGACGCGACTATACTGAAGGTTATCGAGGCGTATTGTCTTACCGTGAACGCTAGGTTCACCGTACACTCTGGGGAATCAACTT TGTTGGATTACGGATCGCAGAAAACACGCGATAGAACATCTCTGACGCACAACAGGGGAGACTGGGATTTTTGTAGCAACAG GACATTATCGGAAACGGTGAAAACACTGAAAAGTCAAATGACCGATTTGCAATCACAAATGTCTCTATTAACCAAACAACTGGACGAGGAAAGAAGATCTCGGCTTTCTTTGGCTGCCACAGTGAAACGAAGCATGGGTGTTGTAGATGGACCGATGCCCTGA
- the Rtgef gene encoding rho-type guanine nucleotide exchange factor isoform X4: MSKPDTPKYVTALYSFKGKNNDELCFKRGDTIMITQTDDEGWWEGTLHDKTGWFPSNYVKECRASDSGPTAISKMSPEKTVQESPVHQKLNREIVLKDIIDSERVNVVELQGLTNNFLLPLESANILTKEEYKQLLSNVHEILEAHQRLLTSLEAAIAQGSSSRVGNLFLTLAPKLKSIHATYCANHPRAVCILDRYRDELNEFMEHSGAISPGILVLTTGLSKPFRRLDKYSAMLQELERYIEKNHPDRGDTQRAISVYREIAERCASIRKQRELALQVLTSGIKGWEGEELSSLGEILYVGAVTLASVTTGLDRRDRYFVLFPTTLLVLSASPRMSSFVYEGKLPLTGINIIPTEDSEEIRNAFEITGPMIESILVLCTTKEDRQCWIELLVQEQATSNLVKSPSTTSRVCSQQNGKQQSQPQPQPQPQQQRSIADQCPPLGIRKAWCIASLRPAPPVYAFRAFGKTDPSMDLSRAPRPCNERQFEEDATILKVIEAYCLTVNARFTVHSGESTLLDYGSQKTRDRTSLTHNRGDWDFCSNRTLSETVKTLKSQMTDLQSQMSLLTKQLDEERRSRLSLAATVKRSMGVVDGPMP, encoded by the exons ATGTCGAAACCTGACACGCCAAAGTATGTTACCGCACTTTATTCCTTCAAAGGAAAAAACAATGACGAG CTTTGTTTTAAAAGGGGAGATACGATAATGATAACGCAAACGGATGACGAAGGTTGGTGGGAAGGCACGCTACACGACAAAACAGGATGGTTTCCATCGAATTATGTAAAAGAATGCAGGGCATCAG ATAGTGGACCCACTGCTATCTCAAAAATGTCCCCAGAAAAAACAGTGCAGGAGTCACCCGTCCATCAGAAGCTCAACCGAGAGATTGTATTAAAAGATATAATTGACTCAGAAAGAGTGAACGTGGTGGAACTCCAAGGACTGACCAACAATTTTTTGCTACCTTTAGAATCGGCTAACAT ATTAACCAAAGAAGAGTACAAGCAACTTTTGAGCAATGTACATGAAATTTTGGAAGCCCACCAAAGGCTGCTCACCAGCCTAGAAGCGGCTATAGCACAGGGTTCTTCTTCGAGGGTCGGCAATCTTTTCCTAACCCTAGCGCCAAAGCTGAAGTCCATTCATGCTACTTATTGCGCGAATCATCCGCGAGCTGTATGCATTTTAGATCGCTATAG GGACGAGTTGAACGAATTTATGGAGCACAGTGGAGCAATATCGCCGGGAATTTTAGTGCTAACGACTGGCCTAAGTAAACCTTTTCGGAGATTGGACAAATATTCTGCCATGCTTCAAGAACTGGAAAGGTACATCGAGAAAAATCATCCTGACAGAGGTGACACCCAACGCGCAATATCTGTGTACAGAGAAATAGCG GAACGATGCGCGTCGATTCGGAAGCAACGTGAGCTAGCCCTCCAAGTATTAACTAGCGGCATTAAGGGATGGGAGGGAGAGGAACTAAGCTCGCTAGGGGAAATACTCTACGTTGGGGCTGTAACTTTAGCAAGCGTAACGACCGGTTTGGATCGTCGGGACAGATACTTTGTTCTATTTCCTACGACCTTGTTGGTGCTCAGCGCGAGTCCTAGAATGAGTTCTTTCGTTTACGAG GGGAAGCTTCCACTGACTGGCATCAATATCATTCCAACGGAAGACAGCGAAGAAATTAGAAACGCTTTTGAAATTACAG GACCGATGATCGAGAGCATTCTCGTACTCTGCACCACCAAGGAAGACCGGCAATGTTGGATCGAACTTTTGGTACAGGAACAAGCGACCAGCAACCTTGTAAAATCTCCGTCGACAACGTCACGT GTTTGCAGTCAACAGAATGGGAAACAACAATCTCAACCCCAACCACAACCACAACCGCAACAACAACGATCGATTGCGGATCAGTGCCCACCTTTAGGGATTAGAAAGGCTTGGTGCATCGCTTCGTTACGTCCAGCTCCTCCAGTCTACGCTTTCAGGGCATTTGGTAAAACCGATCCGAGTATGGATTTATCACGCGCTCCACGACCGTGCA ATGAACGACAATTTGAAGAGGACGCGACTATACTGAAGGTTATCGAGGCGTATTGTCTTACCGTGAACGCTAGGTTCACCGTACACTCTGGGGAATCAACTT TGTTGGATTACGGATCGCAGAAAACACGCGATAGAACATCTCTGACGCACAACAGGGGAGACTGGGATTTTTGTAGCAACAG GACATTATCGGAAACGGTGAAAACACTGAAAAGTCAAATGACCGATTTGCAATCACAAATGTCTCTATTAACCAAACAACTGGACGAGGAAAGAAGATCTCGGCTTTCTTTGGCTGCCACAGTGAAACGAAGCATGGGTGTTGTAGATGGACCGATGCCCTGA
- the Rtgef gene encoding rho-type guanine nucleotide exchange factor isoform X8 — protein sequence MSKPDTPKYVTALYSFKGKNNDELCFKRGDTIMITQTDDEGWWEGTLHDKTGWFPSNYVKECRASDSGPTAISKMSPEKTVQESPVHQKLNREIVLKDIIDSERVNVVELQGLTNNFLLPLESANILTKEEYKQLLSNVHEILEAHQRLLTSLEAAIAQGSSSRVGNLFLTLAPKLKSIHATYCANHPRAVCILDRYRDELNEFMEHSGAISPGILVLTTGLSKPFRRLDKYSAMLQELERYIEKNHPDRGDTQRAISVYREIAERCASIRKQRELALQVLTSGIKGWEGEELSSLGEILYVGAVTLASVTTGLDRRDRYFVLFPTTLLVLSASPRMSSFVYEGKLPLTGINIIPTEDSEEIRNAFEITGPMIESILVLCTTKEDRQCWIELLVQEQATSNLVKSPSTTSRVCSQQNGKQQSQPQPQPQPQQQRSIADQCPPLGIRKAWCIASLRPAPPVYAFRAFGKTDPSMDLSRAPRPCNERQFEEDATILKVIEAYCLTVNARFTVHSGESTLLDYGSQKTRDRTSLTHNRGDWDFCSNR from the exons ATGTCGAAACCTGACACGCCAAAGTATGTTACCGCACTTTATTCCTTCAAAGGAAAAAACAATGACGAG CTTTGTTTTAAAAGGGGAGATACGATAATGATAACGCAAACGGATGACGAAGGTTGGTGGGAAGGCACGCTACACGACAAAACAGGATGGTTTCCATCGAATTATGTAAAAGAATGCAGGGCATCAG ATAGTGGACCCACTGCTATCTCAAAAATGTCCCCAGAAAAAACAGTGCAGGAGTCACCCGTCCATCAGAAGCTCAACCGAGAGATTGTATTAAAAGATATAATTGACTCAGAAAGAGTGAACGTGGTGGAACTCCAAGGACTGACCAACAATTTTTTGCTACCTTTAGAATCGGCTAACAT ATTAACCAAAGAAGAGTACAAGCAACTTTTGAGCAATGTACATGAAATTTTGGAAGCCCACCAAAGGCTGCTCACCAGCCTAGAAGCGGCTATAGCACAGGGTTCTTCTTCGAGGGTCGGCAATCTTTTCCTAACCCTAGCGCCAAAGCTGAAGTCCATTCATGCTACTTATTGCGCGAATCATCCGCGAGCTGTATGCATTTTAGATCGCTATAG GGACGAGTTGAACGAATTTATGGAGCACAGTGGAGCAATATCGCCGGGAATTTTAGTGCTAACGACTGGCCTAAGTAAACCTTTTCGGAGATTGGACAAATATTCTGCCATGCTTCAAGAACTGGAAAGGTACATCGAGAAAAATCATCCTGACAGAGGTGACACCCAACGCGCAATATCTGTGTACAGAGAAATAGCG GAACGATGCGCGTCGATTCGGAAGCAACGTGAGCTAGCCCTCCAAGTATTAACTAGCGGCATTAAGGGATGGGAGGGAGAGGAACTAAGCTCGCTAGGGGAAATACTCTACGTTGGGGCTGTAACTTTAGCAAGCGTAACGACCGGTTTGGATCGTCGGGACAGATACTTTGTTCTATTTCCTACGACCTTGTTGGTGCTCAGCGCGAGTCCTAGAATGAGTTCTTTCGTTTACGAG GGGAAGCTTCCACTGACTGGCATCAATATCATTCCAACGGAAGACAGCGAAGAAATTAGAAACGCTTTTGAAATTACAG GACCGATGATCGAGAGCATTCTCGTACTCTGCACCACCAAGGAAGACCGGCAATGTTGGATCGAACTTTTGGTACAGGAACAAGCGACCAGCAACCTTGTAAAATCTCCGTCGACAACGTCACGT GTTTGCAGTCAACAGAATGGGAAACAACAATCTCAACCCCAACCACAACCACAACCGCAACAACAACGATCGATTGCGGATCAGTGCCCACCTTTAGGGATTAGAAAGGCTTGGTGCATCGCTTCGTTACGTCCAGCTCCTCCAGTCTACGCTTTCAGGGCATTTGGTAAAACCGATCCGAGTATGGATTTATCACGCGCTCCACGACCGTGCA ATGAACGACAATTTGAAGAGGACGCGACTATACTGAAGGTTATCGAGGCGTATTGTCTTACCGTGAACGCTAGGTTCACCGTACACTCTGGGGAATCAACTT TGTTGGATTACGGATCGCAGAAAACACGCGATAGAACATCTCTGACGCACAACAGGGGAGACTGGGATTTTTGTAGCAACAGGTAA
- the Rtgef gene encoding rho-type guanine nucleotide exchange factor isoform X3 produces MSKPDTPKYVTALYSFKGKNNDELCFKRGDTIMITQTDDEGWWEGTLHDKTGWFPSNYVKECRASDSGPTAISKMSPEKTVQESPVHQKLNREIVLKDIIDSERVNVVELQGLTNNFLLPLESANILTKEEYKQLLSNVHEILEAHQRLLTSLEAAIAQGSSSRVGNLFLTLAPKLKSIHATYCANHPRAVCILDRYRDELNEFMEHSGAISPGILVLTTGLSKPFRRLDKYSAMLQELERYIEKNHPDRGDTQRAISVYREIAERCASIRKQRELALQVLTSGIKGWEGEELSSLGEILYVGAVTLASVTTGLDRRDRYFVLFPTTLLVLSASPRMSSFVYEGKLPLTGINIIPTEDSEEIRNAFEITGPMIESILVLCTTKEDRQCWIELLVQEQATSNLVKSPSTTSRVCSQQNGKQQSQPQPQPQPQQQRSIADQCPPLGIRKAWCIASLRPAPPVYAFRAFGKTDPSMDLSRAPRPCNERQFEEDATILKVIEAYCLTVNARFTVHSGESTSVLDYGSQKTRDRTSLTHNRGDWDFCSNRTLSETVKTLKSQMTDLQSQMSLLTKQLDEERRSRLSLAATVKRSMGVVDGPMP; encoded by the exons ATGTCGAAACCTGACACGCCAAAGTATGTTACCGCACTTTATTCCTTCAAAGGAAAAAACAATGACGAG CTTTGTTTTAAAAGGGGAGATACGATAATGATAACGCAAACGGATGACGAAGGTTGGTGGGAAGGCACGCTACACGACAAAACAGGATGGTTTCCATCGAATTATGTAAAAGAATGCAGGGCATCAG ATAGTGGACCCACTGCTATCTCAAAAATGTCCCCAGAAAAAACAGTGCAGGAGTCACCCGTCCATCAGAAGCTCAACCGAGAGATTGTATTAAAAGATATAATTGACTCAGAAAGAGTGAACGTGGTGGAACTCCAAGGACTGACCAACAATTTTTTGCTACCTTTAGAATCGGCTAACAT ATTAACCAAAGAAGAGTACAAGCAACTTTTGAGCAATGTACATGAAATTTTGGAAGCCCACCAAAGGCTGCTCACCAGCCTAGAAGCGGCTATAGCACAGGGTTCTTCTTCGAGGGTCGGCAATCTTTTCCTAACCCTAGCGCCAAAGCTGAAGTCCATTCATGCTACTTATTGCGCGAATCATCCGCGAGCTGTATGCATTTTAGATCGCTATAG GGACGAGTTGAACGAATTTATGGAGCACAGTGGAGCAATATCGCCGGGAATTTTAGTGCTAACGACTGGCCTAAGTAAACCTTTTCGGAGATTGGACAAATATTCTGCCATGCTTCAAGAACTGGAAAGGTACATCGAGAAAAATCATCCTGACAGAGGTGACACCCAACGCGCAATATCTGTGTACAGAGAAATAGCG GAACGATGCGCGTCGATTCGGAAGCAACGTGAGCTAGCCCTCCAAGTATTAACTAGCGGCATTAAGGGATGGGAGGGAGAGGAACTAAGCTCGCTAGGGGAAATACTCTACGTTGGGGCTGTAACTTTAGCAAGCGTAACGACCGGTTTGGATCGTCGGGACAGATACTTTGTTCTATTTCCTACGACCTTGTTGGTGCTCAGCGCGAGTCCTAGAATGAGTTCTTTCGTTTACGAG GGGAAGCTTCCACTGACTGGCATCAATATCATTCCAACGGAAGACAGCGAAGAAATTAGAAACGCTTTTGAAATTACAG GACCGATGATCGAGAGCATTCTCGTACTCTGCACCACCAAGGAAGACCGGCAATGTTGGATCGAACTTTTGGTACAGGAACAAGCGACCAGCAACCTTGTAAAATCTCCGTCGACAACGTCACGT GTTTGCAGTCAACAGAATGGGAAACAACAATCTCAACCCCAACCACAACCACAACCGCAACAACAACGATCGATTGCGGATCAGTGCCCACCTTTAGGGATTAGAAAGGCTTGGTGCATCGCTTCGTTACGTCCAGCTCCTCCAGTCTACGCTTTCAGGGCATTTGGTAAAACCGATCCGAGTATGGATTTATCACGCGCTCCACGACCGTGCA ATGAACGACAATTTGAAGAGGACGCGACTATACTGAAGGTTATCGAGGCGTATTGTCTTACCGTGAACGCTAGGTTCACCGTACACTCTGGGGAATCAACTT CAGTGTTGGATTACGGATCGCAGAAAACACGCGATAGAACATCTCTGACGCACAACAGGGGAGACTGGGATTTTTGTAGCAACAG GACATTATCGGAAACGGTGAAAACACTGAAAAGTCAAATGACCGATTTGCAATCACAAATGTCTCTATTAACCAAACAACTGGACGAGGAAAGAAGATCTCGGCTTTCTTTGGCTGCCACAGTGAAACGAAGCATGGGTGTTGTAGATGGACCGATGCCCTGA
- the Rtgef gene encoding rho-type guanine nucleotide exchange factor isoform X5 — MSKPDTPKYVTALYSFKGKNNDELCFKRGDTIMITQTDDEGWWEGTLHDKTGWFPSNYVKECRASDSGPTAISKMSPEKTVQESPVHQKLNREIVLKDIIDSERVNVVELQGLTNNFLLPLESANILTKEEYKQLLSNVHEILEAHQRLLTSLEAAIAQGSSSRVGNLFLTLAPKLKSIHATYCANHPRAVCILDRYRDELNEFMEHSGAISPGILVLTTGLSKPFRRLDKYSAMLQELERYIEKNHPDRGDTQRAISVYREIAERCASIRKQRELALQVLTSGIKGWEGEELSSLGEILYVGAVTLASVTTGLDRRDRYFVLFPTTLLVLSASPRMSSFVYEGKLPLTGINIIPTEDSEEIRNAFEITGPMIESILVLCTTKEDRQCWIELLVQEQATSNLVKSPSTTSRVCSQQNGKQQSQPQPQPQPQQQRSIADQCPPLGIRKAWCIASLRPAPPVYAFRAFDERQFEEDATILKVIEAYCLTVNARFTVHSGESTSVLDYGSQKTRDRTSLTHNRGDWDFCSNRTLSETVKTLKSQMTDLQSQMSLLTKQLDEERRSRLSLAATVKRSMGVVDGPMP; from the exons ATGTCGAAACCTGACACGCCAAAGTATGTTACCGCACTTTATTCCTTCAAAGGAAAAAACAATGACGAG CTTTGTTTTAAAAGGGGAGATACGATAATGATAACGCAAACGGATGACGAAGGTTGGTGGGAAGGCACGCTACACGACAAAACAGGATGGTTTCCATCGAATTATGTAAAAGAATGCAGGGCATCAG ATAGTGGACCCACTGCTATCTCAAAAATGTCCCCAGAAAAAACAGTGCAGGAGTCACCCGTCCATCAGAAGCTCAACCGAGAGATTGTATTAAAAGATATAATTGACTCAGAAAGAGTGAACGTGGTGGAACTCCAAGGACTGACCAACAATTTTTTGCTACCTTTAGAATCGGCTAACAT ATTAACCAAAGAAGAGTACAAGCAACTTTTGAGCAATGTACATGAAATTTTGGAAGCCCACCAAAGGCTGCTCACCAGCCTAGAAGCGGCTATAGCACAGGGTTCTTCTTCGAGGGTCGGCAATCTTTTCCTAACCCTAGCGCCAAAGCTGAAGTCCATTCATGCTACTTATTGCGCGAATCATCCGCGAGCTGTATGCATTTTAGATCGCTATAG GGACGAGTTGAACGAATTTATGGAGCACAGTGGAGCAATATCGCCGGGAATTTTAGTGCTAACGACTGGCCTAAGTAAACCTTTTCGGAGATTGGACAAATATTCTGCCATGCTTCAAGAACTGGAAAGGTACATCGAGAAAAATCATCCTGACAGAGGTGACACCCAACGCGCAATATCTGTGTACAGAGAAATAGCG GAACGATGCGCGTCGATTCGGAAGCAACGTGAGCTAGCCCTCCAAGTATTAACTAGCGGCATTAAGGGATGGGAGGGAGAGGAACTAAGCTCGCTAGGGGAAATACTCTACGTTGGGGCTGTAACTTTAGCAAGCGTAACGACCGGTTTGGATCGTCGGGACAGATACTTTGTTCTATTTCCTACGACCTTGTTGGTGCTCAGCGCGAGTCCTAGAATGAGTTCTTTCGTTTACGAG GGGAAGCTTCCACTGACTGGCATCAATATCATTCCAACGGAAGACAGCGAAGAAATTAGAAACGCTTTTGAAATTACAG GACCGATGATCGAGAGCATTCTCGTACTCTGCACCACCAAGGAAGACCGGCAATGTTGGATCGAACTTTTGGTACAGGAACAAGCGACCAGCAACCTTGTAAAATCTCCGTCGACAACGTCACGT GTTTGCAGTCAACAGAATGGGAAACAACAATCTCAACCCCAACCACAACCACAACCGCAACAACAACGATCGATTGCGGATCAGTGCCCACCTTTAGGGATTAGAAAGGCTTGGTGCATCGCTTCGTTACGTCCAGCTCCTCCAGTCTACGCTTTCAGGGCATTTG ATGAACGACAATTTGAAGAGGACGCGACTATACTGAAGGTTATCGAGGCGTATTGTCTTACCGTGAACGCTAGGTTCACCGTACACTCTGGGGAATCAACTT CAGTGTTGGATTACGGATCGCAGAAAACACGCGATAGAACATCTCTGACGCACAACAGGGGAGACTGGGATTTTTGTAGCAACAG GACATTATCGGAAACGGTGAAAACACTGAAAAGTCAAATGACCGATTTGCAATCACAAATGTCTCTATTAACCAAACAACTGGACGAGGAAAGAAGATCTCGGCTTTCTTTGGCTGCCACAGTGAAACGAAGCATGGGTGTTGTAGATGGACCGATGCCCTGA
- the Rtgef gene encoding rho-type guanine nucleotide exchange factor isoform X7, with protein MSKPDTPKYVTALYSFKGKNNDELCFKRGDTIMITQTDDEGWWEGTLHDKTGWFPSNYVKECRASDSGPTAISKMSPEKTVQESPVHQKLNREIVLKDIIDSERVNVVELQGLTNNFLLPLESANILTKEEYKQLLSNVHEILEAHQRLLTSLEAAIAQGSSSRVGNLFLTLAPKLKSIHATYCANHPRAVCILDRYRDELNEFMEHSGAISPGILVLTTGLSKPFRRLDKYSAMLQELERYIEKNHPDRGDTQRAISVYREIAERCASIRKQRELALQVLTSGIKGWEGEELSSLGEILYVGAVTLASVTTGLDRRDRYFVLFPTTLLVLSASPRMSSFVYEGKLPLTGINIIPTEDSEEIRNAFEITGPMIESILVLCTTKEDRQCWIELLVQEQATSNLVKSPSTTSRVCSQQNGKQQSQPQPQPQPQQQRSIADQCPPLGIRKAWCIASLRPAPPVYAFRAFGKTDPSMDLSRAPRPCNERQFEEDATILKVIEAYCLTVNARFTVHSGESTSVLDYGSQKTRDRTSLTHNRGDWDFCSNR; from the exons ATGTCGAAACCTGACACGCCAAAGTATGTTACCGCACTTTATTCCTTCAAAGGAAAAAACAATGACGAG CTTTGTTTTAAAAGGGGAGATACGATAATGATAACGCAAACGGATGACGAAGGTTGGTGGGAAGGCACGCTACACGACAAAACAGGATGGTTTCCATCGAATTATGTAAAAGAATGCAGGGCATCAG ATAGTGGACCCACTGCTATCTCAAAAATGTCCCCAGAAAAAACAGTGCAGGAGTCACCCGTCCATCAGAAGCTCAACCGAGAGATTGTATTAAAAGATATAATTGACTCAGAAAGAGTGAACGTGGTGGAACTCCAAGGACTGACCAACAATTTTTTGCTACCTTTAGAATCGGCTAACAT ATTAACCAAAGAAGAGTACAAGCAACTTTTGAGCAATGTACATGAAATTTTGGAAGCCCACCAAAGGCTGCTCACCAGCCTAGAAGCGGCTATAGCACAGGGTTCTTCTTCGAGGGTCGGCAATCTTTTCCTAACCCTAGCGCCAAAGCTGAAGTCCATTCATGCTACTTATTGCGCGAATCATCCGCGAGCTGTATGCATTTTAGATCGCTATAG GGACGAGTTGAACGAATTTATGGAGCACAGTGGAGCAATATCGCCGGGAATTTTAGTGCTAACGACTGGCCTAAGTAAACCTTTTCGGAGATTGGACAAATATTCTGCCATGCTTCAAGAACTGGAAAGGTACATCGAGAAAAATCATCCTGACAGAGGTGACACCCAACGCGCAATATCTGTGTACAGAGAAATAGCG GAACGATGCGCGTCGATTCGGAAGCAACGTGAGCTAGCCCTCCAAGTATTAACTAGCGGCATTAAGGGATGGGAGGGAGAGGAACTAAGCTCGCTAGGGGAAATACTCTACGTTGGGGCTGTAACTTTAGCAAGCGTAACGACCGGTTTGGATCGTCGGGACAGATACTTTGTTCTATTTCCTACGACCTTGTTGGTGCTCAGCGCGAGTCCTAGAATGAGTTCTTTCGTTTACGAG GGGAAGCTTCCACTGACTGGCATCAATATCATTCCAACGGAAGACAGCGAAGAAATTAGAAACGCTTTTGAAATTACAG GACCGATGATCGAGAGCATTCTCGTACTCTGCACCACCAAGGAAGACCGGCAATGTTGGATCGAACTTTTGGTACAGGAACAAGCGACCAGCAACCTTGTAAAATCTCCGTCGACAACGTCACGT GTTTGCAGTCAACAGAATGGGAAACAACAATCTCAACCCCAACCACAACCACAACCGCAACAACAACGATCGATTGCGGATCAGTGCCCACCTTTAGGGATTAGAAAGGCTTGGTGCATCGCTTCGTTACGTCCAGCTCCTCCAGTCTACGCTTTCAGGGCATTTGGTAAAACCGATCCGAGTATGGATTTATCACGCGCTCCACGACCGTGCA ATGAACGACAATTTGAAGAGGACGCGACTATACTGAAGGTTATCGAGGCGTATTGTCTTACCGTGAACGCTAGGTTCACCGTACACTCTGGGGAATCAACTT CAGTGTTGGATTACGGATCGCAGAAAACACGCGATAGAACATCTCTGACGCACAACAGGGGAGACTGGGATTTTTGTAGCAACAGGTAA